cgaaaattctgGGTACtttttgaatactaatttttacttgtactttttaaaaatatgtatgtatccGATCCGCTTCCTTAAAATGAACGACTCACGGTAAAAACTTACCGTGAAAACAAACTAAAAGGAAGAAATAGGAAAACAAAAGCTACAAATTTCCGATTTATGTActttaatatattaataaagttttggaaaaaggtCACgatgatgtttttaattttgtttgtatattgtgcgtagtacccgtagcgtgatggttagtgcgttggactgtcgtgcgaggggtcttgggttcaatcaatGACTGTGCCACCTTGCATGCCTGAGaggtgttttgtagacaaataagtttttggtagtttttgaacGGTCTACTGAAGGTAGAGGTTGGTGAAGTAGGATTTCGactttgaagtttatgacacttgcaAGACTTAATGGTTGCCTTGGTCTAAATTTACATTCAAAGaacgcagttgactgcaaataaagccTCTTATGTTGTTTGAAACTTGTatgaaaatgacagttgatcatattttctcatttaactgaaagctgaacttcattactctatgatttatttgttttctgcacaacttcatttaatgccttctgtaaaagggtttcttgacaatttggaaaagagataactaatatttctttacaatacaaaacacaaatggtggtggacttgtagcttgcctgaggagtgtttggtagacaataattttgttggtacatACTTTTTGTTCTATGAACTTAAAGAAGAGGTTTGCGAATTAAAGTTCTGAATTCGAAATTCATGacaattgaaaaactaactagttgcatTTGTCAAAATGTAGGTCCAAGGaataaagttgactgcaaatgaagtctcttatgttgcctgaacctgcccaatgataAGATACAGTGGGAGCAATTAGGAGAAGAAAATAGGCTAATAAAGGAGATAACGATGTAGgtatattggttttgaatgtttgGTAAAGCATTTAACATTCGTGAAGTGttgctaaaaaaagaatcaatgtacttgacagtacattAACAATTGtgcttaagggtaaactgatgagcattcctacaAGTATGAGTATTTCAGTAGGTGTTGGAGgaaaggaatgcaactggcaaACATCCCTacagcattgtttatgaaagtagcgattATAAGAACcctctttaaaattatatccaaAAGACCCAAGTTCGTTCTTGGGAAATCAGAACAAATATGAGAACAATACaaaagttttggacgaataaactTACACTTTAAGGCTAAACTGCTGAACTAATGAACTTttatgataattaaaaaaaaaaaaaggtagcaCAGAAATATACTAATCCTTTTATAAGAACTTGtttgtcaagtacagagattcgttctttagccgtactatgcgaatgtggaatgccttactacactctgtctttcccagctattgcaatattcaggaattcaaaaccaatgtgcaccgacatctcctttcaacccctctctcatttcctagtgctcacactgtgcctaaATAATAAGGGTAAAATATCCCTTTgagtgcgcttattataaaaaaaatcatccagCAAAAAGTCCAAACATAGAGTCGTCTTAACTAATGATAGAACTAATATTCTCCGTAAAATCGATAACAGAGTTAAAGAGAACTACAAGCTCATAACTATTAATACGTTTTTTTAGAGAATGCCTTTACCTGGCAAGTAATCGGGTAAAGGTTTAGCGCATTATGTTTACAACAACTAACAAAACAGTTAATatgatataatataatattaattcgTAGTAAACGATCGTTTAGAGACTACTTAAAAGGTCTTTGTATCTTCCGCATATATTTAATCTTATTGTTGCGTACACAAATAGCAAATTCGTTGATACATAAAATTAAGAGTTGTGGTCCTAAATGACTACGCTAGGGTACTCCTGATTTAGCACTAAAAGGTTTTGCCAAAGAGAACTTCTGATTTTAAGAAGACATCCATAAACTAAAAGGATGCACAATCTAAAAGttcataaatataagaaaataatacttCAAGAATTCTAAAAAACATCAAGGTTTTATTCAGCACACCTAGTGCGAGTTTTTTGTCGCTgggatttcttttttaaatctttggaAAAGTGAATAATGTCAAAACTATCTCTTGAAGTTTGTTTACATCAAGAATTTAGTTCTCAGGGAAAACGACACTCTTATTTCAATGCGTTGGGTTTAAGGATGCCATTTTCtaacgaaaaaaaagataaaagacaATATTATTGTTCAAGCTTGGGAGTCAAACTGACTTCCGTATCGATGCAGGGATACTATATGTATGCTTGTCTGCAATCTGGAAGGAAGAATTGATTACTTGCACCTCCAAGTGGGGGCTATCAGGGAGCAAGTTAGAGAAATCAGTGCAACTGAATGATGAACTGCACTGAAAAAATTCTCAACTTGTGAGCGAATGCAAGAAGCTACGGTTTGCTTCcttcctaaaattaaatttaacgatCGATGGTAAGCACTGTCGTCCTTTCCCTGGGGACAGGGGTTGACTTACTGATACAAATTATACAAACCCAATACGtatcagtaaatatacaaatcaaaTGATTAAGTGTCAtcgatttttaatatataagtttaaaaaagtctgaagtggaattaaaaatcatttttgggaATGATGTACATTGCAGATAAAGCTCGACTGATTGCATCCCAGAAAATGTGGGGCGACTATCTAGGGTTATCTTTTCTAGATGTCACTTCATCAAAGACTAAATTATCATACCACTTATGATGTGGTACCACGGGATGTGTTAAAGCTCCCTGGTTAACATGTTGGAATAGCCTCCTTGTGAGTGTATCGTGTTGGCTGTGGTTTATACTATATGCATATTGTATTGATTTTACAttactcaaaaaaattaatatatatgtaGATGGACTAAGCCAATACCAAAGGCTAACAAAGAAGTGAATTTGTTATGTCTTGGTAGCTTAGAGAGAGGAACTCACTCTAAGCATTTCGCGAAATAAGAGGGAGTAAATCTTTGTGTAAATCCTTttggttaatttcaaaaactaagcgaatATACAATGCGAGGGGCAGCAAGTGTAAAATCTTGCCGCCAATTAAGGCTCATAGCTACGTGTTGATGCTGTAAGCAATTACTCTCTCTGTTCAAgctcaagttttaaaactacaattataagaaattcaaaaaataaataattcaataacaacataatttgaatttttgattaaaatagttttttgtttttattattattaatattattattttatacgaTTTGTGTTAACaactacttaaaatataattaagacGATATACAATACATAGGTaatgataactttttttgttttgtaattcaTAAAACATTCACATccagttgttgtttttcttatttttgttttgtttttgttaaacaaattttatattgaatttttaaaaacaaaacgtaagctcaatacataataataacttgtatattaaatatttttgcttttacaaaaaataatagttaataCAAAAACATGAGTTTATAATTACCATCTTTTTCTTCACTTTAGCCGtgtgtttaatttaaacaatttgttttcttttgtttttacaatttagagatatactattttttatttttcgtttgtttttgtttttattattttcttcaaatatgaatttgaataataaagagtttttgtattgtatttaaattgaatttataacatattatattttattgagagtttgtaaaaaaattagtttttcattttatagttaCACAATATCTAGAGAAGGAGATCATTCAGTGTGGTGTGTGTTTTCGTGTGTAAAATAGATTtgctttgtgtttttgtttgtttgttgtaaaTATGAATTATTTATGGTTATAGAAGTTTAGCAGagcaatgtatttttatatttgtaagtaGTTCCGATGTTATTGGaatgttttttattgtaattcttTTCACAAACAATCAATTAAAgatatattctatttttttgtattttttgtaatatggacttttaaatgatttatagatttatttttgtaagtttacctttatttttgttttatataattttttgatttaaggcCAAATAGattcacattttgtttttacttttatataacTCACTTTCAATATCCATACATCTATCGGGTTTTTTTGATTGCGTCACAgggatatatgtatttttatcaattattattattattattttattcttttttttatatagaatgaattacaaataaatcattatcattataataataaattgccacaaaaaaaaataatatttagacactaaaaaataatacataagaGTTTtgctcttcctttttttatatagatacaaattattatattattattgattaaacaataataattaattgaaattcgAAGCTTAGTTTTAGTTCCACAGTGATGAAGAAGTTTTTGCTGTTGTTGAAGTATTAGGTAAGTCTAAGGTGATCTGAACAAAGACAATCttcgaaattttgtttgatttagaaTTCTATCTTATAAGGGAaaccatatatatatatttagttTTCCAAGAAAAGGGAAAGACTGGGAAATAACATTAATTACACTGAATCatctgaaaagaaaaattgaaaaataattaattaggtTTTAACTACCATTAacttgtttaaagtttaaagaggaaaatagaaaaggatttaagaggagttAGAAGTGCATcttaaagttataaatattaaaataggaGGGAAAAACAacccacattcttgatgtgccgTTGAATaaggaatctctttacttgacagGACGTCTGAATTTGAACTCAAGAGTAAATCAATGTGCATTTCTAGAAGTTTTACTATGACGTCAAAATTGTTCTATCACTccaatcattttcaaagctcttttttggatttcGTCTAAAAGGCTtgagttgttttttaataataagcgcacattcaaagggttttgtatacttGAAATATGCCAAAGTTGCAGTGTGACCATTACAAAAAAGGGAaggaatttaaaataagatatatcgatattaattgtttttaagttcttcGGCATTGCAAAGACAGGGAAAGGGAGAGCAaaacatttcacattcgcgCAGTACTGCTTAAGAACAAATTTCACAGCACGGCAAAGATGGGCATTCGCAGAACCATGAATATTGCAATTAAACTGTTTGAAGGGACAAATGCCGCTGaatatttcactagagcatagtccgttaaaataatggtCAAAACGGTGAAGCAAAAAACTTTAGGATAAGTTTTGGAAATTGTAGCCAAATCTTTCATCAtctaagaaaatcaaaaaatccgGTTGCATTTTTGGCTACACATACAGAAAAGGAAGGGAGTTAATCTAATATTATCGACACAAGATATTTGCTTTCGAAGCTTTTAAACACGATTTTTATTTCCAATTGCAATGgatgttttttaaacttgcaatttttaacctttttttgggattagtctttttgacagctgtcacttgattgcgctcagtttggttttaaatttcacaATGAATTGATTTACTCCGGATAAATTTataaccaaaataatggttcggaaacaatcaatttattggtgAGTGCATTATATCGCGTCGTGGGATTTAACGCAACTCTACTATTTATGTCAAGTCGCTTTGGTACACAGATAAGCACGGGACGATTGGCGTCTTGGAGTACCATATTCGGCGCGATATTACTGAAATATGGCCCCAATTGATGTAAAAAGTGCCCTAAAAGTTGGACACTTCGGCTGAAATTTATTCGTACCCGCTAAAgctaaattaacaataaatcatttttttatattgtgcgtgcacttaaggggatatgaatacccttataatgattatacacagtgcgagaaATTAGTAAGGGAAGACAGGATTGGAAAGGAGACATCGatgaacattggttttgaatgcctgctcATTGTAGTGAGTAAGAAATATTGagtttggtaaagcattccacattcgtgtagtgcgactaaaaaaatattctctgtACTTCAGAAATTGTTTGGGggggagaaatgcaactagctatttcactggaacattgtttatgaaaataacgATACATGAAAACTTACGGCGGTGCTCAAGatataaacaaatgttttagttGAACAACGGCCACCTATcaattttagagctcttttttgaattctgtccaagagactctaGTGTGTTATTGAAGTActtgcccagatatgggaattatactcgagtttcagacgaatataagctttatacgttgtagccagatcagaaggggtaaaaaacttcttgcttAGCAGCTTTTTTGGCTATATGTGaacactccacaacaagtggtttgtaaagCACAAACCTAGGACTGAGAGCTCTTCAGTCTCCTCGATACAAGTACCACTAATGGGTAGTGGCATTTCGAAGAATTACATTTtacacggttttttattccccattggacaatactgtcaagatcagaatttaatgagcttatcatacgctgccgttggtagccCACATCCGAAACACAAGGAtgcgaatctaaaaacgaatatgaggagctgagggtactgtcatccgcgaaacaattttGTGGGTTAGAaaattcagacaaaagatcatttataaaaataaggaaaagtggcggagacaaaacggatccCTGGAGTCTaataaaacaccctttacaatgCTTCTTAGGATTGTCGTTCCATTTCCACATCTGAAGAATTCTATCGCCAGCGATATAATTGATTGGATAACAATTAGCAGATAAATAGTGTAGGAGACATAACAGttccctggggcacaccaggatttattttttgtaagtttcgACTTGTGTTGAACGGTTTCTAATTAAACGAAGAAGAGGAGATTCACCGCAACCGAAAGAACACATTTTAGACAAGAGACCTGGTTACTGAATTTTACTCAAGGATTTGTTTCAATGTTCGGTTAGATAAGCTATCAAATCACCGGTGTACTTATAACTACAAAAGCCATAATAACAGTCTCATTAAAAACATTCGTGTTGCAAGATATTACTACAGCTAATGATTGATAAGATTTTCAAAGACTTCTTAAACAATTGACGTCAGTTCGATTAAAGGATAACTAGCTGGAGGGAATTGAGATGGAAAaagacaaataatattttaaaaaaaataagaacttaccATGGTACCACCATTTCGTTTTCTTAGGATTTTTATTGCACGTTTTAACATAAAGTGTATTATCGGCAGGTCGTTTCTTTTCACGACAACTGCTTAACATAGAAGCTATACTAAGACACACAGATTGCACCGATAATGCCGGTGACCAGTCATCAGTCAAAATAGATAGGCAGATATGACCATTTGAGTATACATGCGGATGAATTGGAATATTTGATCCAATAAATGTTACCTgcacaatttataaataatcaattagatatttttcattaaattaaaaaaaaatatagacaaTTTACCTCAGGTGAGTCAAATGgatatttgttattaaatttgaatagcAGTTGAAAGTGTTCGCCTTCGTATAAGGTTCCTTCAAAACCTTCAATATTGATTTTccatctaaaaaacaaaaacaagaaacaagaaagaaaatgtAGTGTTTCGTCTATGagataaaaaaagacaatttgaACTTACTCAGCTAAATTTTGACTAATGCTTTCGGCGTCAACAGTAACTCCTGGTGGTGGTTCCTTAATCAAGGACATCAGTTCTTTATGTAGTCTGCGCTGAAAATagtaacaaataaaacaaaaattagggaTTTACATAAATGTGAGTATATTATTTGATTAGAactttgttgatttttgttatcctatgacaaattttgtaaattggatAAAATTATAATGTGATTGACATCAATTTGCaagttttgtttactatttcTTAAGTCGACAACGAGGCAAATTAGAAGCACGAAAAGGTGTGGAAATATCCACATACCATTGgtgctagttttttttttgagtaggGGGTGATTCTAGTTGAAATAATTGATAGTCTAACTGAGGAACTGTGTTTGTTCTCATATCAAAGGCGAACGACTTGatggattttaatgaaatttggtatggacatggattcatttaatatacgatttttttttaattcgaggTCAAGAATTATTGACTTTGTTATTAAGGAAAATAAGTTcatattatcaaaacaaaatgcgTCTTTCTTAGACGACTTGCCTTGATTCGCAGTATGATAACTACATTGTAGTCGGACTCTACTCCGAATATTTTATGAGCTACAATAAAGTAGATAAACTTAAAAGTGTTTATCTAAAATGCGCCTTTAAACAATTCTTTAACGCAATAACCACatgaacataaaatataatttataaaattgcaatttattttctattggaacaagatttgaaaattcaatacaatttcaaCAAGCATAAGGAAACGATAAAGTTAATATCGTGAATATTTTtatctgataaaaaaaatatattaattcatATTTGTGTACACACAAAAACAATCCCAATCTTATCgtatttttccaaatagggtTACCTATAGTTATAATTAATGTTGATAAAtcatattgaaaaagaaaataacaaaaataaatatcttatcAGTGGaataacacaaaataaaggattttttattatattttaattcaacaatTCAGTGATAAGACACAAAATCTGAAAAAGGGAAATTCAAATATCACGTACGCACTGATTTTTACCTTCAGcaaatatttgtaaagtttttgtaaaaaaaatgttgtttgtttataaaaataagtactattcaaatattatgtctacataaataataagaatgcaaacatttaaaaacacaattaattgtagtttacattaaaaaattgtgtaaaactATGCGGAAACAGTTTATAATTGTTGAGTCAGTCGTCTTTATATAGGGTTTTTCATTAAgagatttcattttgatatttaaaaactctcaaaaaaaaaaacaaatggccgacttttcttaagtttttcaaaaacaccgaTTCGCATATTGATGTCCTTATTAACTTCAGGAATTTCATTTCTACGGTCTTGAATCGAATTTGGAGCTTTGACATATGCCTTATCTTTTCACGTTACAAGAGTGCGATAACCGATTGTGATGAAATTCGAGAAAAAAACATGGTCAGGAAACTtggcttacaaaattcaaagcaTTAGTGATGCATGCATCGTCTTTTTTTAGCAATGCCATAGTTTACtactcaaatgtcaaaaaatgatatacaaataataaatgtacaattgaagtacccgtggcatgatggttggaatggttgagagtagtaagtcactaggcccttgttctcaacggactgttgagccacatactgtatttatttataaaatttacagCTCTAAATTCACCATAAAACATTCGAAACAGAACATTTTGTTGTAATTAATTGTGGTTTTCTTCAATTTCCGTTCCATATTTTTGCACGAAGGAGCAAGACATTTCATTTAAGTATAACTGACATTTTGAAGGCAAACATGAAAATAATGACGCATTTGATtggaaatgcagaaaaaaaatatgccaataaaacaaactaatttaatcgGTTTTGAAGTCTATGTATAAGTAGGTTCATACGTCATAAGGTACTTGAAGTCAAGACATGTTTCTAATCTCTCAATTGCTCAATGGCCTGTTCTTTATCTTTACCATAGTTAACTGTTGTTGTTatgtcaacaacaaaaattgttcatGTGTAATTGTTACAAATTGTTGGAATATGCAAGAATCAattgcttcaaaaaaaaagttgaccaAGTGTCATTGTTGttacatttgttgttttttagaaattatctttcaaattccattttaataaattgtttcttctttttacttttgaaataatcACAACACTTTTTGACAGTATAACATTTCAACtatttgacatttacaaaaatggctgcgttcaatctcagacagatagggtatccggatactttttagtgttttacgtgtaaaataacagctgagatgtcaaaaaaggaatccaaagatATCCaaga
This window of the Eupeodes corollae chromosome 3, idEupCoro1.1, whole genome shotgun sequence genome carries:
- the LOC129949659 gene encoding ubiquitin-conjugating enzyme E2 W isoform X1, coding for MMKLFKKKDNLKSEIITTSPTERVPTNGKKLNLTCLQLERRLHKELMSLIKEPPPGVTVDAESISQNLAEWKINIEGFEGTLYEGEHFQLLFKFNNKYPFDSPEVTFIGSNIPIHPHVYSNGHICLSILTDDWSPALSVQSVCLSIASMLSSCREKKRPADNTLYVKTCNKNPKKTKWWYHDDSV
- the LOC129949659 gene encoding ubiquitin-conjugating enzyme E2 W isoform X2, which translates into the protein MSSMSPSERRLHKELMSLIKEPPPGVTVDAESISQNLAEWKINIEGFEGTLYEGEHFQLLFKFNNKYPFDSPEVTFIGSNIPIHPHVYSNGHICLSILTDDWSPALSVQSVCLSIASMLSSCREKKRPADNTLYVKTCNKNPKKTKWWYHDDSV